The stretch of DNA GGCGCGTCAGGCTGAAGTTATTTGTGAATACATCAAGAAAGGCGATCCGATCCTTATTGAGGGGCGGTTGCAGTACCGCACCTGGGAGGACAAGGAAACGGGCGCCAAACGGTCCAAGCTCGACGTCGTAATCGAGAATTTCCAGTTTCTCAGCCGTGGTCCGGGTGGGCGGAAGCCCGACGCCGATGACTCGTCGCCCAAGGGCAACGAG from bacterium encodes:
- the ssb gene encoding single-stranded DNA-binding protein is translated as MASFNRVILVGNLTRDPELRYTASGQAVATVGLAVNRKFKTREGEQREDTAFVDCTAWARQAEVICEYIKKGDPILIEGRLQYRTWEDKETGAKRSKLDVVIENFQFLSRGPGGRKPDADDSSPKGNEMEPLSDDDIPF